In one Candidatus Hepatincola sp. Av genomic region, the following are encoded:
- the nuoM gene encoding NADH-quinone oxidoreductase subunit M, with protein MFSIPIISCLILLPIISIFIILTIRGDDETLYKNVKYISILTSIIHMVATTYVWLNFSKVEYTYQFIEKVAIIPNIDFNYYMGIDGISLLMISLSSILILFIFLFIDLPKENTKVYAISFLFLLSTSVGTFSALDLVMFYVFYEMSVIPVFFLIGVLGEGDKIYASFKFLLYTMFGSILMLVAIIVMLFIAKTSSIADLDTFAFSYNYQIYLFIALFIAFAIKSAVFPFHTWITDTYESSPLALNIGLSGILMKFGVYGILRFILPIAPLAILEYGTIVNILLLITLIYAGLIAFQETNFKRLLAYFSMSHVALIIAGIFSTDIKGIEGALFQAMSHSIYNLGFFLALVFLQRRYYSNQISDFKGIAKVMPVFSVLLFILGLAAIGLPLTSSFIGELLSLFGIFQTSRVFAFLFTFSILISAIVIIRLNREVLFGGVNQYTKSFKDLHTYEFLSLAIIVGFILFTGIYPHVILDIIHTAVANIIEQFKNGINITDI; from the coding sequence ATGTTTTCTATACCTATCATCTCTTGTTTAATTTTACTACCTATAATTTCTATATTTATTATTTTAACTATTAGGGGAGACGACGAAACTCTATATAAAAATGTAAAATATATTAGTATTTTAACTTCAATTATTCATATGGTGGCAACAACTTATGTGTGGTTGAATTTTTCTAAAGTTGAATATACTTACCAGTTTATAGAAAAAGTTGCAATAATTCCTAACATTGACTTTAACTATTATATGGGAATTGATGGTATATCATTACTAATGATTTCATTATCTAGTATTTTAATACTATTTATTTTTCTATTTATAGATCTTCCCAAAGAAAATACTAAAGTATATGCTATATCTTTTTTATTTTTACTATCTACTTCCGTTGGTACTTTTAGTGCTTTAGATTTAGTAATGTTCTATGTATTTTATGAAATGTCTGTTATTCCTGTTTTTTTCTTAATAGGCGTTTTAGGAGAAGGAGATAAAATATACGCTAGTTTTAAGTTTTTACTATACACAATGTTTGGTTCTATTTTAATGCTAGTAGCAATTATTGTGATGTTATTTATAGCTAAAACTTCTTCAATTGCCGACCTAGATACATTTGCTTTTAGTTACAATTACCAAATATATTTATTTATAGCTTTATTTATAGCTTTTGCTATTAAATCGGCGGTATTTCCTTTTCATACATGGATAACAGATACCTATGAAAGTTCTCCCTTAGCATTAAATATAGGGCTTTCAGGAATCCTAATGAAGTTTGGTGTTTACGGTATTTTAAGATTCATTCTTCCAATTGCTCCCTTAGCAATTTTAGAATATGGTACTATTGTAAACATTCTATTATTAATTACTTTAATTTATGCTGGTTTAATTGCTTTTCAAGAAACTAATTTTAAACGTTTGCTAGCTTACTTTTCTATGTCGCACGTAGCTTTAATTATTGCTGGAATTTTTTCAACAGATATTAAAGGAATTGAAGGTGCTTTATTTCAAGCCATGAGCCACTCTATTTATAATTTAGGCTTTTTCTTGGCATTAGTTTTTTTACAAAGAAGGTACTATTCTAACCAAATTTCCGACTTTAAAGGTATAGCTAAAGTAATGCCAGTTTTTAGTGTGTTATTGTTTATTTTAGGTTTAGCTGCTATTGGTTTGCCATTAACTAGTAGTTTTATTGGGGAACTACTATCATTATTTGGTATTTTTCAAACTAGTAGAGTATTTGCCTTTTTGTTTACCTTTTCTATTTTAATAAGTGCTATTGTAATTATTAGGTTAAATAGAGAGGTACTTTTTGGAGGAGTTAACCAATATACAAAATCTTTTAAAGATCTACATACTTATGAGTTTTTATCGTTAGCTATTATTGTAGGTTTTATTTTATTTACAGGAATTTACCCCCATGTAATTTTAGATATTATTCATACAGCTGTGGCAAATATTATAGAGCAATTTAAAAATGGTATTAATATCACAGATATTTAA
- the nuoN gene encoding NADH-quinone oxidoreductase subunit N: protein MKSVGLSNFIIAIPEIYLVLIAFTILLFGLTQNIKEYVEKIVFFYKISYITMFSIFLSIILIISIGDIYVASFNGIFMISPMIYVYKIILLLLVLMITILSRRYLIDIEMFNYEYLVVFLFFVVGNLLMVSSNDFLAFYITLELTTICLYILMFMDKYSNFSMEAGIKYFLLGSLGTAFLLYGISLLYGYTGNTSFTEIKTFLQNKPDNWIAIIALVMIIVGIGFKLSLVPFHMWTPDVYKGVNNFVLLLLAVIVKISVIFIFVRILWEPLLYMRDQWQYIIELLIVLSAIIGFIVAIYQTSLKSFIAYSSIGNMSYVLLAVLNPSVLSMKSITFYLVSYSVALIGFVASCMLIKKDNKFIEEIYDLKGLYKYHPYLAFMITVFLLSLAGIPITAGFFAKGFILFATIKLHLFTLAVVVAVLSVVIMYYYFRIIRVMYFTYEDEGDDLQLSYAKTKVDLSIVLLILFTFTLGFVFLLYPINSLLSNFLVLL, encoded by the coding sequence ATGAAAAGTGTTGGTTTATCTAACTTTATTATTGCAATTCCAGAAATATACTTAGTATTAATTGCTTTTACTATATTATTATTTGGTTTAACGCAAAATATTAAAGAATATGTAGAAAAAATTGTGTTTTTTTATAAGATATCTTATATTACAATGTTTTCTATTTTTTTAAGTATTATTTTAATAATATCTATTGGTGATATTTATGTAGCATCTTTTAATGGGATTTTTATGATCTCCCCGATGATCTACGTTTATAAAATAATTTTATTGTTATTAGTACTAATGATTACCATATTATCTCGTAGATATTTAATAGATATTGAAATGTTTAATTACGAGTATTTAGTAGTTTTTTTATTTTTTGTTGTAGGAAACCTTTTAATGGTATCTAGCAACGACTTTCTAGCTTTTTATATAACCTTAGAGCTAACCACAATTTGCTTATATATTTTAATGTTTATGGATAAGTATAGTAATTTTTCTATGGAAGCAGGTATTAAATACTTTTTATTAGGAAGTTTAGGAACAGCCTTTTTATTATATGGTATTTCTTTATTATATGGTTATACTGGTAATACTAGTTTTACCGAAATAAAAACCTTTTTACAGAATAAACCCGATAATTGGATTGCCATTATTGCCTTAGTTATGATTATTGTTGGAATAGGTTTTAAACTATCTTTAGTGCCTTTTCATATGTGGACTCCTGATGTTTATAAAGGAGTAAATAACTTTGTTTTACTATTATTAGCTGTTATTGTAAAAATTTCTGTGATATTTATTTTTGTAAGAATTTTATGGGAACCTTTACTATACATGAGGGATCAATGGCAATATATTATTGAATTACTAATTGTATTATCGGCAATTATTGGTTTTATTGTGGCAATTTACCAAACTAGTTTAAAAAGTTTCATTGCTTATAGTTCAATTGGTAATATGTCTTATGTTTTATTAGCCGTATTAAACCCTTCAGTCCTTTCTATGAAAAGTATTACTTTTTATTTAGTTTCTTATTCAGTAGCTTTAATTGGCTTTGTTGCTAGTTGTATGTTAATAAAGAAAGATAACAAATTTATAGAAGAAATTTACGATCTAAAAGGTTTATATAAATACCACCCTTATTTAGCTTTTATGATTACTGTATTTTTATTATCTTTAGCCGGTATACCTATTACAGCAGGCTTTTTTGCTAAAGGCTTCATATTATTTGCAACAATTAAGTTACATTTGTTTACTTTAGCTGTGGTTGTGGCTGTTTTAAGTGTAGTAATTATGTATTACTATTTCCGCATTATTAGAGTTATGTATTTTACTTATGAAGATGAAGGAGATGATTTACAACTATCCTATGCCAAAACAAAAGTAGATTTAAGCATAGTATTATTAATATTATTTACCTTTACACTTGGCTTTGTTTTCTTGTTATATCCTATTAATTCGTTATTAAGTAATTTCTTAGTCCTGTTATAA
- the birA gene encoding Bifunctional ligase/repressor BirA — translation MIFLCCHNTLPSTNTYVKNWVEQSKVSQEIAILANTQTAGVGKRSATWVSYTGNVHLSIVLDIEKYFGKPNWGVISLLVGTIVRDVLQNYIKKSTVVFNKWPNDIMVNNKKIAGILLELVKNKKGVEHIIIGIGVNLVKAPTIANYQTIALQDVIKPCISNIEFSEQVIQYLTGYLQQDYMKYKNNIVNLWLAKAYKLGEIIKVKTSNTLELGVFKGITPKGELILMQHNQEKYLRVGDILF, via the coding sequence GTGATATTCCTATGTTGCCATAATACTCTGCCTAGTACTAACACTTATGTTAAGAATTGGGTAGAACAAAGTAAAGTTTCTCAAGAAATTGCTATTTTAGCTAATACTCAAACCGCAGGAGTTGGTAAAAGATCTGCCACATGGGTATCTTATACTGGTAACGTTCATTTAAGTATAGTATTAGATATTGAAAAATATTTTGGTAAGCCTAATTGGGGAGTTATTAGTTTATTAGTTGGAACTATTGTAAGGGACGTTCTTCAAAATTATATTAAAAAATCTACAGTAGTTTTTAATAAGTGGCCTAATGATATTATGGTAAATAATAAAAAAATAGCAGGTATTTTATTAGAGTTAGTAAAGAATAAAAAGGGAGTAGAGCATATCATAATAGGAATTGGCGTTAATTTAGTAAAAGCTCCAACAATAGCTAATTATCAAACTATTGCTTTACAAGATGTTATTAAACCGTGTATTTCTAATATAGAGTTTTCTGAGCAGGTTATTCAATATTTAACTGGCTATTTGCAACAAGACTATATGAAATATAAAAATAATATAGTAAACTTATGGCTTGCTAAGGCGTATAAATTAGGTGAAATAATAAAGGTAAAAACATCAAATACTTTAGAGTTAGGAGTTTTTAAAGGTATAACACCTAAGGGAGAGCTAATCCTGATGCAACATAACCAAGAAAAATATTTAAGAGTGGGAGACATACTATTCTAA
- the coaX gene encoding Type III pantothenate kinase, with protein sequence MINGKVTDKFYLSSIDFNLQVIHKALLKHVDFSLNPKFIISSVSKYGEELFLYLKNTFKCPTYTIKQELHQTNIKYLPSQKDAIGTDILCKGAWVVNSLKIDALILDVGTATVVQYMNKQQELAKVAITLGLGTIYRNISQIASLPLVTPKKVEHALGTDTQSAIESGVFWGYIGMVNTLLQKSITETKCKNVFITGGLAELILNEICIPFIYNPNIVFEGINMIYQLNKELME encoded by the coding sequence ATGATAAATGGAAAAGTTACAGATAAATTCTACCTTAGTTCTATAGACTTTAACCTACAAGTAATTCATAAGGCATTACTTAAGCATGTAGATTTTTCTTTAAACCCTAAATTTATTATTTCGTCAGTTAGTAAGTATGGTGAGGAACTTTTTTTATATTTAAAGAATACTTTTAAATGCCCCACTTATACAATTAAGCAAGAGCTTCATCAAACTAATATTAAATATTTACCATCCCAAAAAGATGCCATAGGTACTGATATTCTTTGTAAAGGAGCATGGGTAGTAAACTCCTTAAAAATTGATGCCTTAATTTTAGATGTTGGTACAGCTACGGTAGTGCAATATATGAATAAACAGCAAGAGCTAGCTAAAGTAGCAATTACTTTAGGTTTAGGAACCATATATAGGAATATTAGCCAGATTGCCTCGTTACCTTTAGTAACGCCAAAGAAAGTAGAACATGCCTTAGGTACAGATACGCAAAGTGCTATTGAATCCGGAGTTTTTTGGGGCTATATTGGTATGGTTAATACTTTATTGCAGAAATCTATAACTGAAACAAAATGCAAGAATGTATTTATAACAGGTGGTTTAGCTGAATTGATATTAAATGAAATTTGTATACCATTTATTTATAATCCAAATATTGTTTTTGAGGGCATAAATATGATATATCAGCTTAATAAAGAACTTATGGAGTAA
- the rnj gene encoding Ribonuclease J, with translation MGKDYNVRFVALGGIGEIGLNCYLYSHVNKEDTEHLMVDCGVSFRDTKLTSAEIFMPDITYLSRANTSLAGIVITHGHEDHIGALPYLLDKLGFPPVYATPWTASLIEAKLKETNILEKATIIPITTKQEYNIGSFKVKWIPTYHSILENTTLVITTAKGKIIHSGDVKLHYNNPDIMKNYENLALEKAEYLFCDSTNVRQKGIAGDEASLYEDFYKLIASAKSVCWVTLFASNLERVRLIAQVAQKLKKRIVLFGRSLETYTKIGLEHGYLDSNFFISEKESESFPRNKLIFLVTGSQGEVKSALSSIVSGKHRQKFHEDDIVLFASKIIPGNELKVFKYYNLLSEQDITYYTAYDYNIHVSGHATKQELAEIYKYVNPKYVIPIHGEALHIKAAMELAWAEGFNSEHFFCGEVVELFEGEPQVIEQIEVGKLVFEGNRIASFSEEFFRERTKVFYEGTAFVTIGIDNHKIQHFHLDIIGLVTTLEHELFSAEIKYRLESYLQGNTLIFNNHATEIAEEIRVITRKYIASKLGKKPIVKVHVVKI, from the coding sequence ATGGGTAAAGATTATAACGTACGTTTTGTTGCCTTAGGAGGTATTGGGGAAATAGGTTTAAACTGTTACTTATATTCCCATGTGAATAAGGAAGACACAGAACATTTAATGGTAGATTGTGGTGTAAGTTTTAGGGATACTAAACTTACTAGTGCTGAAATATTCATGCCAGATATTACTTATTTAAGTAGAGCTAATACTTCTTTAGCAGGTATTGTCATAACCCATGGGCATGAAGACCATATAGGTGCTTTACCTTATTTGTTAGATAAACTAGGCTTTCCACCAGTTTATGCTACGCCTTGGACAGCAAGCCTAATTGAAGCTAAATTAAAAGAAACAAATATTTTAGAAAAAGCAACCATTATTCCCATTACTACCAAACAAGAATATAATATTGGTTCTTTTAAGGTAAAATGGATTCCAACTTACCACTCTATTTTAGAAAATACTACATTAGTAATTACTACAGCTAAAGGGAAAATAATACATTCAGGAGATGTTAAACTTCATTATAATAACCCTGATATTATGAAAAATTATGAAAATTTAGCTTTAGAAAAAGCAGAGTATTTATTTTGCGATTCCACCAATGTAAGGCAAAAGGGTATAGCGGGCGATGAAGCCTCATTATACGAGGATTTCTATAAACTCATAGCAAGTGCTAAAAGTGTTTGTTGGGTAACCTTATTTGCTAGTAATTTAGAAAGAGTCAGGTTAATTGCCCAAGTAGCACAAAAACTAAAAAAGCGTATAGTGTTATTTGGCAGATCCTTAGAAACATATACTAAAATTGGGCTTGAACATGGTTACTTAGATTCTAACTTTTTTATTAGTGAAAAAGAGTCAGAAAGTTTCCCTAGAAATAAACTTATTTTTCTAGTTACTGGCTCGCAAGGGGAGGTGAAATCTGCTTTATCTAGTATTGTTAGTGGTAAACATAGGCAAAAATTTCATGAAGATGATATTGTTTTATTTGCTTCAAAAATTATTCCAGGAAATGAATTAAAAGTTTTTAAATATTATAATTTATTATCAGAGCAAGATATAACCTACTATACTGCCTATGATTATAATATCCATGTGTCGGGGCATGCTACTAAACAAGAACTAGCAGAAATTTATAAATACGTGAATCCGAAGTATGTGATACCAATTCACGGGGAAGCCTTACACATTAAAGCAGCAATGGAATTAGCATGGGCTGAAGGCTTTAACAGCGAACATTTTTTTTGTGGTGAAGTTGTAGAACTATTTGAAGGAGAGCCACAAGTAATAGAGCAAATAGAAGTAGGAAAACTAGTTTTTGAGGGCAATAGAATTGCTAGCTTCTCCGAGGAATTCTTTAGGGAAAGAACTAAAGTATTTTACGAGGGTACTGCTTTTGTAACCATAGGGATTGATAACCACAAAATACAGCATTTTCATTTAGATATTATTGGTTTAGTAACTACTTTAGAGCATGAATTATTTAGTGCAGAGATTAAATACAGGCTAGAAAGTTATTTACAGGGTAATACTTTAATATTTAATAATCATGCTACAGAAATAGCTGAAGAAATAAGGGTAATTACCAGAAAATATATTGCTTCTAAGTTAGGTAAAAAGCCAATTGTGAAAGTACATGTTGTTAAAATATAA